Part of the Thermoplasmata archaeon genome, GCACCGCCGCCCACCGGCAGGGCATCCGTCTCGATGTCCAGCTGCTTTGAGGTCGACGACGAACTGACCAGACTGTGCCATCCCGAGATCGCGCCGCACGCGATCGCGACGAAGAGGATGGGCCAGATGGGCCCGAGGAGGGAGTCGAACAAGATGGGCCCCGCGGGCATCTGGACAGTCACGTTCGTGAACGGCGTGATCACGGCGCCGATCAGGATGAAGATGATCGCCGCGTAGGCGGGATAGAAGGCGAGGTAGTTCGTGGGCTGCACGAAGGCGGGGGTGGGGAGGATCGCCGCCAGTGCGAGGAACACGAGACAGATCAGGGCCCACACGGCAGGCGCCCAGAACCCGAGGTTCACGGAGAGCACGCCTGACCCGCCACTGAGCGAGATGGGCACGAGCACGCCCAAGTAGATGCTCCCGACGACCATGAGCAGCCCCAGGATCGTGACCGCGAACACGTTGACCTTGTAGCGGTAGAGGAGCTGGCCGCAGATCATGCCCGCCACGAAGATCCCCATCGTGGCCATGAAGGTCCCCGGGTACGCCTGCCAGAACGCCGCGATCAGGGCGATGAACGTCGCTGAGATGATGATCAGGTAGAACAGGACGAAGGCCAGCAGGTTCCGCCGACCCGAGGCGCCCGTGAACTCGTACGTGATGGGTCCGAAGGACCGACCCTCCCGCCGCACGGAAAGCATGAGCGCGCCATAGTCCTGCAGCCAGCCGATGAAGAAGTTCCCCCCGATGATCCAGAGGAGCGCGGGGAGCCACCCGAACGTGATGCCGATGAAGGGCCCCAGGATGGGTCCGAGGGCCGCGACGCTCTTGAACTGGTAGCCCCACAGGACGTATCGGCTCACGGGGAAGAACT contains:
- a CDS encoding carbon starvation CstA family protein — protein: FFPVSRYVLWGYQFKSVAALGPILGPFIGITFGWLPALLWIIGGNFFIGWLQDYGALMLSVRREGRSFGPITYEFTGASGRRNLLAFVLFYLIIISATFIALIAAFWQAYPGTFMATMGIFVAGMICGQLLYRYKVNVFAVTILGLLMVVGSIYLGVLVPISLSGGSGVLSVNLGFWAPAVWALICLVFLALAAILPTPAFVQPTNYLAFYPAYAAIIFILIGAVITPFTNVTVQMPAGPILFDSLLGPIWPILFVAIACGAISGWHSLVSSSSTSKQLDIETDALPVGGGAMLSEGLLALASLIAYMVLAPSWFTGHTNVASWVQGAYVLTSPFLGGLTQPVLTTFFGLVLVIYAITVQALVTRFFRMVASETWGEGRFRPLGNKYVATGVGLGVPWLFAISGSWWALWLYFGGANQLLAGLAIMLITIHLAKVRAPTKYSLIPGVFMVVTTLAALLWETWIFVSAVILYAQGKIAANIGGVLGNVRAPINTAANAVWALAVNGVFVVVGAVLFLVGLSMAIKLFRSYSRSMAEAKAPEVAAADGGKPEK